In a genomic window of Erigeron canadensis isolate Cc75 chromosome 5, C_canadensis_v1, whole genome shotgun sequence:
- the LOC122600458 gene encoding pollen receptor-like kinase 4: MTVARAHLNVYHLLHVILLMLIMQHANSADNDTLLELKQSLKNGDKLITWNPLTTPCNGNKPNWEGVLCANNTVWGIRLEGKGLGGFIDTKILMNLPSLLTISFQNNSLEGEFPSFKKLHRLRSIFLTSNKFSKEIPTDAFDGMRRLKKLYLANNYFEGQIPSSLTGLPRLRDLMLENNRFEGVIPVFMKDNLTIINFANNNLYGPIPKRLQSFPKSQFSGNGELCGPPFAECKTKIPTATIVMVALVVVAALAAITTAFIILQKFGPSSKETIEVPPYRNVVSSNHDQMEQGVGSAATTVNTKKVDSSLKLTFLKDDAERFDLAELLKASAVVLGGGVFGSCYKTTISRQKILVVKRCSQMNNVTQDEFCKHMMKLGKLNHQNVVPLIAFYYRKEEKLLVAHYVENISLAVHLHGSRSQVKRSLDWPTRLKIVKGVARGLLHLYHELPSLIAPHGHLKSSNVLLNREFESLLTDYGLIPITNQEHARDVMIAFKSPEYKNHGRITKKTDVWSLGVLILEIMTGKFPANTFSQSKGGDVELTNFVDSMFKEEMTVDMFDKEIGEFNKHNEGEMLKLLTIGLSCCEPNVEKRWDIKEVVDRIEDVKEKNENDIKNED, encoded by the exons ATGACGGTGGCTCGAGCCCATTTGAATGTGTACCACCTTCTTCATGTTATCCTGTTGATGTTGATCATGCAGCATGCAAATAGCGCGGACAATGACACCCTTCTCGAGTTAAAACAGTCTCTTAAAAATGGTGATAAATTAATCACTTGGAACCCATTAACCACCCCATGTAATGGTAACAAACCCAATTGGGAAGGCGTTCTTTGTGCCAATAACACCGTTTGGGGTATACGACTCGAAGGAAAAGGGCTTGGTGGTTTCATTGATACGAAAATCTTGATGAATTTGCCATCTTTATTAACAATAAGCTTTCAAAACAATAGTTTAGAAGGCGAATTTCCttctttcaaaaaattacataGATTAAGAAGTATTTTCTTGACATCCAACAAGTTTTCTAAAGAGATTCCAACGGATGCTTTCGATGGGATGAGGAGGCTCAAGAAGCTTTACTTGGCTAATAACTATTTTGAAGGtcaaattccttcatcattAACTGGATTGCCAAGACTCAGAGATTTGATGCTAGAAAACAATCGATTTGAGGGCGTAATTCCTGTGTTCATGAAAGATAACCTAACAATCATAAACTTTGCAAACAATAACCTATATGGTCCTATTCCAAAACGACTTCAGAGTTTCCCTAAAAGCCAATTTTCTG GTAACGGCGAGCTTTGTGGACCACCATTCGCGGAGTGCAAGACAAAGATCCCTACTGCTACCATCGTCATGGTAGCGTTAGTGGTCGTTGCAGCCCTGGCAGCAATCACTACAGCTTTCATTATCCTACAAAAATTTGGACCATCTTCAAAGGAAACCATTGAGGTACCACCCTATAGAAACGTAGTTTCATCCAACCATGATCAAATGGAGCAAGGTGTAGGCAGTGCTGCAACTACAGTCAACACCAAGAAAGTTGATTCATCTCTGAAGCTAACTTTCTTGAAAGACGACGCAGAAAGGTTTGACCTGGCAGAGTTGTTGAAGGCGTCTGCGGTGGTTCTTGGTGGTGGGGTGTTTGGATCTTGCTATAAGACCACTATTAGCCGCCAGAAAATACTCGTTGTGAAGAGATGCAGTCAAATGAATAACGTAACACAAGATGAGTTCTGCAAGCATATGATGAAATTAGGAAAGTTGAATCACCAAAATGTCGTACCACTTATCGCATTCTACTATAGAAAAGAAGAGAAACTACTTGTTGCACACTATGTCGAAAACATCAGTTTGGCTGTTCATCTTCACG GAAGTCGGTCGCAAGTAAAACGAAGCCTAGATTGGCCTACTCGATTAAAGATTGTTAAAGGAGTAGCAAGAGGGCTTCTTCATCTATACCATGAGCTGCCCAGTCTAATTGCACCTCATGGTCACCTCAAATCATCAAATGTTTTACTAAATCGAGAATTTGAATCACTCCTCACAGACTATGGTTTGATTCCTATAACCAATCAAGAACATGCACGAGATGTCATGATCGCCTTCAAATCACCCGAGTACAAGAACCATGGTCGAATCACAAAGAAAACAGATGTATGGAGTTTAGGGGTGCTGATTCTAGAGATCATGACTGGCAAGTTTCCTGCAAACACTTTCAGCCAAAGCAAAGGCGGAGATGTGGAGCTAACAAACTTTGTTGATTCTATGTTTAAGGAGGAGATGACAGTTGACATGTTTGATAAAGAGATAGGAGAGTTCAACAAACATAATGAAGGGGAAATGCTAAAGTTGTTGACAATAGGGTTGAGTTGTTGCGAACCGAATGTAGAAAAGAGGTGGGACATTAAAGAAGTAGTTGATAGGATAGAGGAtgtaaaagaaaagaatgaaaatgacATAAAGAATGAAGACTAG
- the LOC122600459 gene encoding protein APEM9, translating to MSATTETSVTTHPDVTVTPVTSESIWQEIDLSESYLVSSMFEEASSTASRVLKRLRDEQGIIPDIELNDMLESAGMVFVQSLKELGRTSVIMTELTQLYGSLTSIPVQVFLAGACFQILENPGGAQKILEEFLSQWSFVDEQHYALASLEANTSYTKDSSSRFFLDIDAYLQVVEAYITLLMGILRGTDLAISWVEKAALPEDKRQEFLRRLHSMYSSKDTGSQASSSLTDENSSGKQAGKQRDENDAAKQAILRYSAQHVSTFWLFRNVNLKFGSVRFAVSNGSILLTMSVLLIYYFLRRKKYTITGILNAKALFVKKTIIDLWQLAFSYQVNPLAAVESLPNPTRISH from the exons ATGTCAGCCACCACCGAAACATCCGTCACAACCCACCCAGATGTCACTGTAACTCCGGTGACAAGTGAGTCAATTTGGCAAGAAATTGACCTCTCTGAAAG CTATCTTGTTTCTTCTATGTTTGAAGAAGCATCATCAACCGCTTCACGTGTTCTGAAACGTTTACGTGATGAACAAGGAATTATACCAGATATTGAACTCAATGACATGTTGGAGTCGGCTGGGATGGTGTTTGTGCAGTCCTTAAAGGAACTTGGGAG aaCATCAGTGATAATGACAGAGTTGACACAGCTTTATGGTTCACTCACTTCCATTCCAGTCCAAGTTTTTCTTGCCGG GGCTTGTTTTCAGATACTAGAAAACCCCGGTGGTGCTCAAAAGATTCTTGAGGAATTTTTGAGCCAGTGGAGCTTTGTTGACGAGCAACATTATGCTCTTGCAAGTCTAGAAGCAAATACATCTTACACAAAAGATTCTAGTAGTAGATTCTTTCTAGACATTGATGCATACCTTCAAGTTGTTGAGGCTTATATAACACTTCTTATGGGGATTTTAAGAGGTACTGATCTGGCCATCTCATGGGTTGAGAAAGCTGCATTGCCTGAGGACAAACGGCAG GAATTTTTACGGCGTTTACACTCCATGTACTCTTCCAAGGATACGGGATCTCAAGCATCATCTTCACTAACAGATGAGAATAGTTCTGGGAAACAAGCTGGGAAACAACGTGATGAGAATGATGCAGCAAAACAAGCTATTTTGAGATATTCTGCGCAACATGTTTCTACATTTTGGTTGTTCCGAAATGTTAATTTAAAGTTTGGCAGTGTTCGATTTGCGGTTTCAAATGGAAGTATCTTGTTGACAATGTCAGTGCTtctcatttattattttttgcgGAGGAAGAAGTATACAATAACAGg AATTCTCAATGCCAAGGCTTTGTTTGTGAAGAAAACCATCATAGACTTGTGGCAGCTTGCATTCTCGTATCAAGTGAATCCATTAGCAGCTGTTGAGTCTCTTCCAAATCCTACTCGCATAAGCCATTAA
- the LOC122602313 gene encoding auxin response factor 19-like, with protein MKNTGSNLTSVNVDEGGEKKSVINPELWQTCAGPLVNLPAAGTHVVYFPQGHSEQVAASMKKDVDSQIPNYPNLQSKLLCLLHNVTLHADPETDEVYAQMTLQPVSSFDKEALLRSDLSTKMNKPQTQFFCKTLTASDTSTHGGFSVPRRAAEKIFPPLDFSMQPPAQELVARDLHDTQWTFRHIYRGQPKRHLLTTGWSLFVSGKRLFAGDSVLFIRDENQQLLLGIRRANRQPTNLSSSVLSSDSMHIGILAAAAHAAANNSPFTVFYNPRASPSEFVIPLAKYYKAVCSNQISLGMRFRMMFETEESGTRRYMGTITGISDLDAVRWKNSQWRNLQVGWDESTGGERRTRVSVWEIEPVTAPFFICPTPPFYRPKRPRLPGMPDDESADLDNLFKRTMPWLGEDLPTKDPGLSLVQWMNMQQSSSLSNPLQPNYSNSLSGSVLQNYGMPQMLTQNNLQFSSSRSTQFDQLQKLPQSTTMSPLVSMMQPQQLLNDPSQQLIRQNSINQTLPQNQMQSQSHPQNVMQQQSSMQNHHLYRNLQQQQAMGASQSHIQTQSQSQQNSLLPPQFSDQQISQQLQMPDNQIPLQLLQKFHQQQQSLLAQQSAPQQPHDQQKSMLDAGQSLSRSMSTSQTMDTSQTAVTPQSQHMSRNNSQASLRFSHLSQQPKLHPTNQISTNGSSLLTGAAGIGQSGITDDVPSCSTSPSTNNCPNMVSSMTNTTHVINNGVESQTISANVNSAKGSPLVNVSKSHSQGFLAPMTYLNNMNGAQMDFLDSSSSATSVCVPQNDIHVQNQNHNQLSSNSQPAIQDDEVQNVPFGVNITNHMGMPSMILDPLSTKSMVGPSKDFQNDLSPEGIIQPELSSSMVSQSFGVPDMPFNPIDSNLSDSALLSNDVWAPPPQQFQRLRTYTKVYKRGAVGRSIDISAYTGYEGLKQDLARRFGIEGQLEDRQRVGWKLVYVDHENDVLLVGDDPWEEFVSCVRCIKILSPQEVQQMSLDGDFGGNSVLQNQACSSSDGGNV; from the exons ATGAAGAATACCGGATCTAATTTAACCTCCGTGAATGTTGACGAAG gtgGAGAGAAAAAGAGTGTAATAAATCCAGAGTTATGGCAAACATGTGCTGGACCATTAGTGAACTTACCTGCTGCCGGAACTCACGTTGTTTATTTTCCTCAAGGCCACAGCGAAcag GTTGCGGCATCTATGAAGAAGGACGTTGATTCTCAAATTCCAAACTATCCAAATCTCCAATCAAAGCTATTATGCTTACTTCATAATGTCACATTGCAT GCTGACCCAGAAACAGATGAAGTTTATGCTCAGATGACACTGCAACCCGTTTCTTCG TTTGATAAAGAAGCTTTATTGAGGTCAGATCTTTCAACAAAAATGAATAAGCCACAAACACAGTTTTTCTGCAAAACGTTGACTGCAAGTGACACAAGCACCCATGGTGGATTCTCTGTACCTCGTCGGGCAGCAGAAAAGATCTTCCCCCCTCTG GATTTTTCAATGCAACCACCTGCACAAGAACTTGTAGCAAGGGATTTACATGATACCCAATGGACGTTTCGTCATATATATCGTG GGCAACCAAAACGGCACTTGCTCACAACTGGTTGGAGCCTTTTTGTTAGCGGAAAGAGGCTTTTTGCTGGGGACTCGGTCTTGTTTATTAG GGATGAAAATCAGCAGCTGCTACTGGGTATCAGACGAGCTAACAGACAGCCAACCAATTTATCTTCGTCAGTTTTATCGAGTGATAGCATGCACATTGGGATTTTGGCTGCAGCTGCCCATGCAGCTGCAAACAACAGCCCTTTCACTGTCTTTTATAATCCAAG GGCTAGTCCGTCAGAATTTGTCATCCCGTTAGCCAAGTACTATAAAGCTGTTTGCAGTAACCAAATATCTCTTGGCATGCGCTTCCGGATGATGTTTGAAACCGAAGAGTCGGGAACAAGAAG GTATATGGGTACAATTACAGGTATCAGTGATCTTGATGCTGTTAGATGGAAGAACTCGCAATGGCGAAACCTGCAG GTTGGATGGGATGAGTCGACTGGTGGTGAAAGGCGTACCCGTGTTTCAGTTTGGGAGATTGAACCCGTCACAGCTCCTTTTTTTATTTGCCCAACACCTCCTTTTTACCGGCCAAAGCGTCCAAGGCTACCCGGAATGCCAG ATGATGAATCTGCTGACCTAGACAATTTATTCAAGAGAACCATGCCTTGGCTCGGTGAAGATCTTCCCACTAAAGATCCCGGTTTAAGCTTAGTCCAGTGGATGAACATGCAGCAAAGCTCCTCACTGTCTAACCCGTTACAACCAAATTACTCGAACTCGTTATCTGGATCCGTTTTGCAAAATTATGGGATGCCACAAATGCTTACTCAAAACAACTTGCAATTTAGTAGTTCAAGGTCAACACAGTTTGATCAACTTCAAAAGCTACCACAGTCTACCACCATGAGCCCATTAGTCTCGATGATGCAGCCTCAACAACTGTTGAATGATCCAAGTCAGCAACTTATTAGACAAAATTCGATCAATCAAACGCTTCCTCAAAACCAAATGCAGTCCCAAAGTCATCCTCAGAATGTGATGCAGCAGCAGTCTTCAATGCAGAATCATCACCTCTACAGAAATCTTCAACAGCAGCAGGCAATGGGAGCGAGTCAAAGTCATATTCAAActcaaagtcaaagtcaacagaATAGCTTGTTACCACCTCAGTTTTCGGATCAACAAATTAGTCAACAATTACAGATGCCCGATAACCAAATTCCTCTTCAACTTCTACAGAAGTTTCATCAGCAGCAACAATCATTATTGGCTCAGCAATCTGCGCCACAGCAGCCACACGATCAGCAGAAATCAATGCTGGATGCAGGTCAAAGTTTATCGAGGTCAATGTCAACAAGTCAAACAATGGACACCAGTCAAACAGCAGTCACACCCCAGTCTCAACATATGTCAAGAAACAATAGCCAGGCAAGTCTTCGGTTTTCTCATCTCTCCCAGCAACCAAAACTTCATCCTACCAATCAGATTTCAACAAATGGCAGCAGCTTATTGACCGGGGCTGCAGGTATTGGTCAATCTGGGATCACGGATGATGTCCCATCGTGTTCCACCTCTCCTTCCACAAATAATTGCCCAAACATGGTTTCATCAATGACTAATACAACACATGTAATTAATAATGGTGTAGAAAGTCAAACTATATCAGCAAATGTCAACTCTGCTAAAGGTTCTCCTTTGGTCAACGTCTCGAAAAGTCACAGTCAGGGATTTTTGGCGCCCATGACATATTTGAACAACATGAACGGAGCGCAGATGGATTTCTTGGATAGTTCATCATCAGCCACTTCAGTTTGCGTTCCTCAAAACGATATTCATGTACAAAATCAAAACCATAATCAATTGTCTTCCAATTCACAGCCAGCAATTCAAGATGATGAAGTTCAAAATGTTCCATTTGGGGTCAATATTACTAACCATATGGGAATGCCATCGATGATTCTTGACCCTTTGTCCACAAAAAGTATGGTGGGACCCAGTAAGGATTTTCAAAATGATCTCAGCCCAGAAGGCATAATACAGCCTGAACTCTCTTCATCAATGGTTTCTCAGTCGTTTGGAGTTCCTGACATGCCCTTCAACCCTATCGACTCCAACTTAAGCGACAGCGCTTTGTTGAGCAATGATGTGTGGGCTCCGCCTCCGCAACAGTTTCAACGATTGCGGACATATACCAAG GTTTACAAGCGTGGAGCAGTTGGAAGATCTATTGATATTTCTGCTTACACGGGTTATGAGGGTCTGAAACAAGACCTGGCTCGAAGGTTTGGTATAGAGGGTCAACTAGAGGATCGGCAACGAGTTGGCTGGAAACTTGTATATGTGGATCATGAGAATGATGTTCTTCTAGTTGGAGATGACCCTTGGGA GGAGTTTGTGAGCTGTGTTCGGTGCATCAAAATCTTGTCACCACAGGAAGTCCAGCAGATGAGTTTGGATGGAGATTTTGGTGGGAACAGTGTTCTTCAAAACCAGGCTTGCAGCAGTTCTGATGGAggaaatgtttaa